The Ficedula albicollis isolate OC2 chromosome 6, FicAlb1.5, whole genome shotgun sequence genome has a window encoding:
- the LOC101806491 gene encoding cytochrome P450 2C19-like: MELLGGVTVVLLVCIACLLSFAAWKGRSGKGKMPPGPAPLPILGNLLQVKPSNLAKTLQKLSKEYGPVFTVHLGTEPVVVLHGHDVVKEALVDRADEFASRGHMPIGDRANNGMGIVFSNNEPWLQVRRFSLTTLRNFGMGKRSIEERIQEESDYLLEEINKTKGAAFDPTFMLSCAVSNIICSIVFGKRYDYKDKKFLALMNNMNNIFEMMNSIWGQLYQMYSSILYYLPGPHNNIFAEFDALKAFVAEEVKLHQDSLDPNSPQDFIDCFLSKMQEEKDRPNSSFYMKNLITSAFDLFIAGTETTSTTVRYGLLLLLKYPKIQEKIQEEIDQVVGRSRKPCVADRTQMPYTDAVVHEIQRFISLIPLALPHTVTKDTSFRNYIIPKGTTIYPVLTSVLHDSKEFPNPHEFNPEHFLNKDGTFRKSDFFMPFSAGKRICPGEGLARMEIFLLIATILQNFTLKSVVKPQELDITPTLSGIGNVPPAYQLCAVPR, from the exons ATGGAGCTCCTGGGAGGAGTCACTGTTGTTCTCCTAGTTTGCATTGCTTGCCTGCTCTCCTTTGCAGCATGGAAAGGAAGGTCTGGAAAGGGGAAGATGCCTCCAGGACCAGCTCCCCTTCCCATTCTAGGTAACCTGCTTCAGGTGAAACCCAGTAACTTGGCCAAAACCCTCCAGAAG CTCAGTAAAGAATATGGACCAGTGTTCACAGTGCACCTGGGCACTGAACCAGTGGTGGTGCTGCACGGACATGACGTGGTGAAAGAAGCCTTGGTTGATCGTGCGGACGAGTTTGCTTCCAGAGGACACATGCCAATTGGAGACAGGGCTAACAATGGAATGG gGATTGTTTTTAGCAATAATGAGCCATGGTTGCAAGTCCGGCGGTTTTCTCTCACTACTCTGAGGAACTTTGGAATGGGGAAGAGGAGCATTGAAGAGAGGATACAGGAGGAGTCTGACTACTTGCTGGAAGAGATCAACAAAACAAAGG gagcagcttttgACCCAACCTTcatgctgagctgtgctgtctcAAATATCATATGCTCTATTGTCTTTGGGAAACGATATGATTATAAAGACAAGAAGTTCCTGGCTCTGATGAACAACATGAACAACATCTTTGAGATGATGAACTCCATCTGGGGACAG ctcTACCAGATGTACTCAAGTATCCTGTATTACCTGCCTGGCCCACACAACAATATATTTGCAGAATTTGATGCTCTGAAAGCATTTGTGGCAGAGGAGGTGAAGTTGCACCAAGACTCCCTAGATCCCAACTCCCCTCAGGATTTCATCGACTGTTTCCTCAGCAAAATGCAGGAG GAGAAAGATCGTCCCAATTCCAGTTTCTACATGAAGAACCTGATAACAAGCGCCTTTGACTTATTCATTGCTGGAACTGAGACAACAAGCACCACTGTCCGATATGGGCTTCTGCTTCTTCTCAAATACCCGAAAATACAAG AGAAAATTCAAGAAGAGATTGACCAGGTAGTAGGACGATCAAGAAAACCTTGTGTGGCTGACCGGACCCAGATGCCCTACACAGATGCTGTGGTCCATGAAATCCAGCGCTTCATCTCTCTTATTCCCCTGGCTCTACCTCACACTGTGACCAAAGACACCAGCTTCAGAAACTACATCATTCCTAAG GGCACCACGATTTACCCTGTCCTCACTTCTGTCCTCCACGACAGTAAAGAGTTTCCAAACCCACATGAGTTCAATCCTGAACATTTCCTGAACAAGGATGGCACCTTTAGGAAGAGCGACTTCTTCATGCCCTTCTCAGCAG GAAAACGAATATGCCCTGGAGAGGGCCTGGCACGAATGGAGATATTCTTACTCATAGCCACCATCTTGCAGAACTTTACTCTGAAGTCTGTTGTCAAGCCCCAGGAGCTCGACATAACCCCCACTCTGAGTGGGATAGGCAATGTACCTCCTGCCtaccagctctgtgctgtgccccgCTGA